In the Zingiber officinale cultivar Zhangliang chromosome 5A, Zo_v1.1, whole genome shotgun sequence genome, TTCGCCAGATGGAGACTCAAGGAATGGTGTGAGGGCTATGGCATAGTGCAGGCTTTCACTTcagtggcctatcctcagagcaacggccAGGCTGAAGTCACCAACCGAGAAATCCTTAGGAATTTATGGGCTAGGCTCAACCATACTAGAGGTAGCTGGGTCAATAAGCTCCCAAGCCTCTTGCGGGCTCATCGTACCACACCAAGAGAGGCAACCGGCATCACACCATTCCACCTGGTGTACGGCGGTGAGGCGGTGGCTCCAGTGGAAGTCAGAGTAGAGTATGATCGGGTACAACTCTACGATGATGGAAACGCCCAGTGGAGGCTCATGGAGCTCGACCTAGTGGACGAAGCGTGGGACAAGGCCCCTATCTGACTGATGGCATACAGACAACCATGAAGCAAAACTACCACCAGAGGATGATCCCAAGGTCATTTTAGGTCGGTGACCTAGTTTGGAAAAGAGTAAAGCCAGCCGGCGATGTCACCAAATTGGAGGCTCCATGGGGAGGACCTTTTAAAGTCATTCGGAAGTCTCGCTCAGGAGCCTACTACCTGCAGGACAAGGATGGGAGAAAGCTCTAGAAGCCTTGGCGCGTGATCCATCTCCAACCATATAGGGTCGGGTGAGAGGTGTGTggttaaatccaaatgtacttgTGTAAATGTATGTCTTGTGGATGCAGGAAGACAATGAATAAAAATcctaagtgtcccagactcttgtgtcattcagccaagttaaaagttgagtgacgactataaaccttaGTCTTCACCGACAGTTGAGcaatgactataaaccctagtcttcactaaTAGTCtagtggcgactataaatactAGTCTTCACCAACAGTCATGCGACGACTATAAACTATAGTCTTCACcaa is a window encoding:
- the LOC121979498 gene encoding uncharacterized protein LOC121979498, with protein sequence MTNPDDYLAQFDNAAIHHQYTDEVKYNRRQFARWRLKEWCEGYGIVQAFTSVAYPQSNGQAEVTNREILRNLWARLNHTRGSWVNKLPSLLRAHRTTPREATGITPFHLVYGGEAVAPVEVRVEYDRVQLYDDGNAQWRLMELDLVDEAWDKAPI